One window of the Anaerolineales bacterium genome contains the following:
- a CDS encoding GNAT family N-acetyltransferase — translation MTVSILPERPDGADARALIAELDAYLIPLYPPASHHGYPVEKLIAEKVVFFIVRVDGAAAGCGGLKFYEGYAELKRMYMRPFFRGRGLGRALLNHLERHAASRGAAALRLETGILQHGAIGLYESLGYREIEAFGEYQPDPLSRFYEKQLIPSADA, via the coding sequence ATGACCGTCTCGATTCTTCCCGAACGCCCCGACGGCGCCGACGCCCGCGCGCTGATCGCCGAACTCGACGCTTATCTCATCCCGCTCTATCCGCCCGCCAGCCATCACGGATACCCGGTGGAAAAACTGATCGCCGAAAAGGTGGTTTTTTTCATCGTGCGCGTGGACGGCGCGGCCGCCGGATGCGGGGGATTGAAATTCTACGAGGGGTACGCAGAACTCAAGCGGATGTACATGCGGCCTTTTTTCCGCGGGCGCGGTCTGGGGCGCGCGCTGCTCAATCATCTGGAACGGCACGCCGCTTCTCGCGGCGCAGCTGCCTTGCGGCTGGAAACGGGCATCCTGCAGCACGGCGCAATCGGATTGTACGAATCGCTGGGGTACCGTGAGATCGAAGCCTTCGGTGAATATCAGCCGGATCCGCTTTCGCGGTTCTATGAAAAGCAATTGATTCCATCCGCCGATGCGTAG
- the gyrA gene encoding DNA gyrase subunit A, with product MPEKKENKNPPVSVGKVHDVDIDEQVRRAYLDYAMSVIVARALPDARDGLKPVHRRILFGMHELGVRAGSAYKKSARIVGEVLGKYHPHGDMAVYDAMARLAQDFSMRYMLVDGQGNFGSIDGDAPAAMRYTEARLNKLAEEMLLDIDKDTVDFTDNFDGTLKEPVVLPARLPNLLLNGSSGIAVGMATNIPPHNLRELAAAIRYLIDRHDEMDEVTVEDLMQHIHGPDFPTGGIIVGMEGILSAYGTGRGRIVVRGKAHIEEMAGGRYRIQITEIPYQVNKTALIERIAELVREDRIDAVSDLRDESDRRGMSIIIELKRGAAPKPVLNQLYKYTPLQSTFGVQMLALVDGEPRLITLKRALQIYIEHRQAVITRRSNFELARAKARAHILDGLLIALANLDAVIKTIRESKDADQAKERLMSRFKLSELQAQAILDMQLRRLAALERQKIEDEHKEVLKTIAFLEDLLAHPKKILTLIQGDLDDLADKYGDERRTTVAGGASEELREEDLVRDEAALVSITHRGYIKRVAARVYRTQARGGKGVTGHDLREEDEVEFLFPARTLNTILFFTDKGKVYSEKAHRIPQADRNDRGSPVANVLAVGAGETVTAAVAVPSFEAAAFCTMVTRRGKIKRVSLKEFESVRPSGLIAITLEEGDSLDWVRATTGAQEVILVTERGQALRFPESQVRPMGRPAAGVTGIRLKPGDAVASAEVVDPEGDLLVVTTKGFGKRTPLAEYSPKGRATGGMATIAQKAIDSTGPIAAARVVREGDDLTVITSGGVALRTEVKAIRRAGRATMGTHVIHLKEGDTVASIARISAADLKEAEIETDAKEKTHNPKSG from the coding sequence ATGCCCGAAAAGAAAGAAAACAAAAACCCCCCTGTTTCCGTGGGAAAAGTCCACGACGTAGACATCGACGAGCAGGTTCGCCGCGCGTACCTCGATTATGCGATGAGCGTGATCGTTGCCCGGGCCCTTCCCGACGCCCGCGACGGGCTTAAGCCCGTCCACCGGCGGATCCTATTCGGAATGCACGAACTCGGCGTGCGCGCCGGAAGCGCCTACAAAAAGAGCGCCCGCATCGTCGGCGAAGTGCTGGGCAAATACCACCCCCACGGGGACATGGCGGTCTACGACGCCATGGCCCGGCTGGCGCAGGATTTTTCGATGCGCTACATGCTGGTCGACGGGCAAGGGAATTTCGGCTCGATCGACGGCGACGCGCCGGCGGCCATGCGCTACACCGAGGCCAGGCTGAACAAGCTGGCCGAGGAGATGCTGCTTGACATCGACAAGGACACCGTCGATTTTACGGACAACTTCGACGGCACGCTCAAGGAACCCGTAGTCCTGCCGGCCCGGCTGCCCAACCTTCTGTTGAACGGCTCCTCCGGCATCGCAGTCGGGATGGCGACCAACATCCCGCCCCATAACCTGCGTGAATTGGCCGCCGCGATCCGTTACTTGATCGACCGCCATGACGAGATGGACGAAGTGACCGTGGAGGACCTCATGCAGCACATCCACGGCCCGGATTTCCCCACCGGCGGGATCATCGTCGGGATGGAGGGCATCCTCTCGGCCTACGGCACCGGGAGGGGGCGGATCGTGGTGCGCGGCAAGGCCCACATCGAGGAGATGGCCGGCGGCCGCTACCGGATCCAGATTACTGAAATCCCTTACCAGGTCAATAAAACCGCGCTGATCGAGCGGATCGCCGAATTGGTGCGCGAAGACCGGATCGACGCGGTCTCGGACCTGCGCGACGAGAGCGACCGGCGCGGGATGAGCATCATCATCGAACTCAAGCGCGGCGCCGCGCCCAAGCCCGTCCTCAACCAACTGTACAAATACACCCCGCTGCAGAGCACCTTCGGCGTGCAGATGCTTGCGCTGGTGGACGGCGAGCCGCGGCTGATCACGCTCAAGCGCGCGTTGCAGATCTACATCGAGCACCGCCAGGCGGTGATCACCCGGCGGTCGAATTTCGAACTGGCGCGGGCGAAAGCCCGGGCTCACATCCTCGACGGCCTGTTGATCGCGCTCGCCAACCTCGACGCGGTGATCAAGACGATCCGCGAATCCAAGGACGCCGATCAAGCCAAAGAGCGGCTGATGAGCCGCTTCAAACTCAGCGAACTTCAAGCCCAGGCGATTCTCGACATGCAGCTGCGGCGCTTGGCGGCGCTGGAACGCCAGAAAATCGAGGACGAGCACAAGGAAGTGTTGAAAACTATCGCCTTCCTCGAGGACCTGCTGGCGCATCCGAAGAAAATCCTGACCTTGATTCAGGGCGACCTGGACGACCTGGCGGACAAATACGGAGACGAGCGCCGGACGACGGTCGCCGGAGGCGCCAGCGAGGAGCTGCGCGAAGAGGACCTGGTGCGCGACGAGGCGGCGCTGGTGAGTATCACCCACCGCGGCTACATCAAGCGCGTGGCCGCGCGTGTCTACCGCACCCAAGCCCGGGGCGGCAAGGGCGTGACCGGCCATGACCTGCGCGAGGAGGACGAGGTCGAGTTCCTCTTCCCGGCGCGGACCCTGAATACGATCCTGTTCTTCACCGACAAGGGCAAGGTCTACAGCGAGAAAGCCCATCGCATCCCGCAGGCCGACCGCAACGACCGCGGCAGTCCGGTGGCCAACGTCCTGGCGGTGGGCGCTGGGGAAACCGTGACCGCCGCGGTGGCGGTGCCGTCCTTCGAGGCGGCCGCCTTCTGCACGATGGTCACCCGGCGCGGGAAAATCAAGCGGGTATCGCTCAAGGAATTTGAATCGGTCCGCCCGTCGGGGCTGATCGCCATCACGCTCGAGGAAGGCGACAGCTTGGATTGGGTGCGGGCGACGACCGGCGCTCAGGAAGTCATCTTGGTGACGGAGCGCGGCCAAGCGCTGCGCTTCCCGGAGAGCCAGGTGCGGCCGATGGGCCGGCCGGCGGCCGGGGTGACTGGAATCCGCCTAAAGCCAGGCGATGCGGTCGCCAGTGCCGAGGTGGTTGATCCCGAAGGAGATCTGCTGGTGGTGACGACCAAGGGGTTCGGCAAACGCACGCCGCTCGCGGAATACTCGCCCAAGGGGCGCGCGACCGGCGGAATGGCGACCATCGCCCAGAAGGCGATCGACTCGACCGGCCCGATCGCCGCGGCGCGCGTGGTGCGCGAGGGCGACGACCTGACCGTGATCACCTCCGGCGGCGTGGCTCTGCGCACCGAGGTCAAGGCGATCCGGCGCGCCGGACGGGCGACGATGGGCACCCACGTGATCCATTTAAAGGAAGGGGACACCGTCGCCTCGATCGCGCGCATCTCGGCCGCGGACTTGAAGGAGGCCGAGATCGAAACGGACGCAAAGGAAAAAACCCACAACCCAAAGAGCGGGTAA
- a CDS encoding winged helix-turn-helix transcriptional regulator, translating into MKNTAEAVAREILDVAPFAMRLIRDEMRSRRGADLTVPQFRTLLFLQRKPGSALRELAEHLGLTPPTVSAMVNSLAVRGLIWRPDSQFDRRRVELRLTARGNALVDRVRAETVALFSKRFEKMPPEDCQTILAAFESLRAALQGEKEQPDLPRARPHARSREAGEAGEAGVG; encoded by the coding sequence ATGAAAAACACCGCCGAGGCTGTCGCCCGCGAGATTTTGGATGTCGCGCCTTTTGCGATGCGTCTCATCCGCGATGAAATGCGCAGCCGCCGGGGCGCGGACCTCACCGTTCCGCAGTTCCGAACCCTCCTTTTCCTTCAGCGCAAACCCGGCTCCGCGCTTCGCGAACTCGCCGAACACCTCGGCCTCACGCCGCCGACCGTCTCGGCGATGGTCAACAGCCTGGCCGTCCGCGGTTTGATCTGGCGTCCGGATTCCCAGTTCGACCGAAGGCGGGTGGAACTGCGTCTAACTGCTCGCGGAAATGCGCTGGTCGACCGGGTCCGCGCGGAAACGGTTGCGCTTTTTTCGAAGCGGTTCGAGAAAATGCCCCCCGAAGACTGCCAAACAATACTCGCGGCCTTCGAATCATTGCGGGCCGCTCTGCAGGGGGAGAAGGAACAGCCGGATTTGCCCCGCGCCCGCCCTCACGCCCGCTCTCGGGAAGCGGGGGAAGCAGGGGAAGCGGGAGTCGGCTGA
- a CDS encoding FAD-binding protein, translating to MLDKKILSQLESITGRGGVCSSPEDLVVYGYDGTFEEGTPDAVVLPRSTEDVSRIVKLAAAERIPVVPRGMGSGLAAGSVPFRGGIALTLTRMNRILEIDQANAVARVEAGVVTADLQAAVEKAGLYYPPDPSSQRHSTIGGNVACNAGGPHCLKYGVTGDYVLGLTAVLADGRVLRTGSKCIKDVVGYDLKALFTGSEGTLGIITEALLRLIATPKFFRTALVEFDSMDGAARAVYAVLAAGVVPASLELMDETAIACVEEGLHLGLPLDVAATLLIETDGGDEAAVAREIETAAEICRREGALRLKVAANEAERAALWKARRSVSPALGRKAPNKLGEDITVPREKIPEAMRRVKAIREKYGLPIVLYGHAGDGNLHPNILFDKRDPEQWKTVEKMVAEEFEAALELEGTLSGEHGVGALKRAYLEKALGPVSTEIQKRIKQALDPLNILNPGKIFPE from the coding sequence ATGCTGGATAAGAAAATCCTCTCCCAACTTGAATCCATCACCGGCCGCGGAGGCGTTTGCTCCTCGCCCGAGGACCTGGTCGTCTACGGCTACGACGGCACCTTCGAGGAAGGGACGCCGGATGCGGTCGTCCTGCCCCGTTCCACCGAAGATGTCAGCCGGATCGTTAAGCTCGCCGCGGCCGAGCGCATCCCGGTCGTCCCGCGCGGGATGGGGTCGGGCTTGGCCGCGGGTTCGGTTCCCTTCCGCGGCGGGATCGCGCTGACCCTGACGCGCATGAACCGCATTCTGGAGATCGACCAAGCCAATGCCGTCGCCCGGGTCGAGGCGGGCGTCGTCACCGCGGACCTGCAGGCGGCGGTGGAAAAGGCCGGGCTGTATTATCCGCCCGACCCCTCCAGCCAGCGGCACTCGACGATCGGCGGGAACGTCGCCTGCAACGCCGGCGGCCCGCACTGCCTCAAATACGGCGTCACCGGGGATTACGTTCTGGGCCTGACGGCCGTCCTGGCCGACGGGCGGGTCCTCCGCACGGGGAGCAAGTGCATCAAGGACGTGGTCGGCTACGATTTGAAAGCGCTCTTCACCGGCTCGGAGGGGACGCTCGGCATCATCACCGAAGCGCTGTTGCGTTTGATCGCTACGCCGAAATTCTTCCGCACGGCGCTGGTTGAGTTCGATTCGATGGACGGCGCGGCGCGCGCGGTTTACGCGGTCCTCGCGGCGGGGGTCGTCCCGGCCTCCCTTGAGCTGATGGACGAGACCGCGATCGCCTGCGTCGAGGAGGGGCTGCACCTCGGCCTGCCGCTGGATGTGGCGGCGACTCTGCTGATTGAGACCGACGGCGGCGACGAGGCGGCCGTCGCGCGCGAGATCGAGACCGCGGCCGAAATCTGCCGCCGCGAGGGCGCGCTGCGGTTGAAGGTCGCCGCGAACGAGGCGGAGCGCGCCGCGCTGTGGAAGGCGCGCCGCTCCGTCTCTCCGGCGCTGGGCCGCAAGGCGCCCAACAAGCTGGGCGAGGATATCACCGTCCCGCGCGAGAAGATCCCCGAAGCCATGCGGCGGGTGAAGGCCATCCGCGAAAAGTACGGCCTGCCGATCGTGCTCTACGGGCATGCCGGCGACGGCAACCTGCACCCCAACATCCTCTTCGACAAGCGCGATCCCGAGCAGTGGAAGACGGTCGAAAAGATGGTGGCGGAGGAATTCGAGGCGGCGCTCGAGCTGGAGGGAACTCTCTCCGGCGAGCACGGCGTGGGGGCGCTCAAGCGGGCGTATTTGGAAAAAGCACTCGGTCCGGTCTCAACGGAAATCCAGAAGCGGATCAAGCAGGCGCTGGATCCGCTGAATATTCTAAATCCGGGGAAAATTTTTCCGGAATAA
- a CDS encoding (Fe-S)-binding protein, with protein MPIPDLPPLPSEAEYLNCIRCGLCLAVCPTYRESLHEIASPRGRLMLARKGLQGELDLRSNLYEQMYACFDCLACNEVCPVGIRPADLAVEMRRVQEQAGPQFWKKVVFNRFLQNPDWLEAATLPVRLYERLGIRGLVHALGLQKILPRRLRDMEAMLPRAPRRPLRQILPEVTSAGGESKRRVGFFLGCAQNLMYADESAAAVRVLARNGSTVVTPKDVVCCGMPARSYGRMEDARAQARRNIELFETADVETVVTDCATCGATLKSYGAFLGDDPVWAERAAAFSAKIRDVSEFLLSIPMENPAKRIAARVTYHDPCHLRRGQGVWKQPRELLKMIGGVEFVELPEADVCCGMAGTQIITHYEMSIKVLMRKLDNLAKTGADCVASGCPVCRMQLTTGLARAGLSMRVTHPVVLLDEAYHSDL; from the coding sequence GTGCCCATACCCGACCTTCCACCCCTTCCTTCCGAAGCCGAATACTTGAACTGCATCCGGTGTGGGTTGTGCCTGGCTGTCTGCCCGACCTATCGCGAATCCCTGCACGAAATCGCCTCGCCCCGCGGCCGGTTGATGCTGGCCCGCAAGGGTCTGCAAGGGGAATTGGATCTCCGCTCGAACCTCTATGAGCAGATGTACGCCTGCTTCGACTGCCTGGCCTGCAACGAAGTCTGTCCGGTCGGAATCCGCCCGGCGGACCTGGCGGTGGAAATGCGCCGGGTGCAGGAGCAAGCGGGTCCGCAGTTCTGGAAAAAGGTAGTCTTCAACCGCTTTCTTCAGAATCCGGATTGGCTGGAGGCCGCAACCCTGCCGGTCCGGCTGTATGAACGCCTGGGAATTCGCGGCCTGGTGCATGCCTTGGGCCTGCAGAAAATCCTGCCGCGCCGCTTGCGGGATATGGAAGCCATGCTCCCGCGCGCGCCGCGGCGTCCGCTGCGCCAAATCCTGCCGGAAGTCACGTCGGCCGGCGGCGAAAGCAAACGCCGGGTGGGTTTCTTCCTTGGCTGCGCCCAAAACCTGATGTACGCCGACGAAAGCGCCGCCGCCGTGCGGGTGCTGGCGCGCAACGGTTCGACCGTTGTGACGCCCAAGGACGTCGTTTGCTGCGGAATGCCGGCCCGGAGCTACGGACGGATGGAAGACGCCCGGGCGCAGGCCCGCCGCAACATCGAATTGTTCGAAACGGCGGACGTGGAAACCGTGGTCACGGACTGCGCCACCTGCGGCGCGACCTTGAAGAGTTACGGCGCGTTCCTGGGAGACGATCCGGTCTGGGCGGAACGCGCCGCGGCCTTCAGCGCCAAAATCCGCGACGTAAGCGAGTTCCTGCTTTCGATTCCGATGGAAAACCCGGCCAAGCGGATCGCGGCGCGCGTCACTTACCATGACCCTTGCCACTTACGCCGCGGCCAGGGCGTTTGGAAACAGCCGCGCGAACTGCTGAAGATGATCGGCGGAGTGGAATTCGTCGAACTGCCCGAGGCGGACGTGTGCTGTGGGATGGCCGGCACCCAGATCATCACCCATTACGAGATGTCGATCAAGGTGCTTATGCGAAAGTTAGACAATCTGGCGAAGACCGGAGCCGATTGCGTCGCCTCCGGATGTCCGGTGTGCCGAATGCAGTTGACCACCGGCCTGGCGCGCGCCGGGCTTTCAATGCGGGTGACGCATCCGGTGGTTTTGCTGGATGAGGCGTACCACAGTGATCTGTAG
- a CDS encoding aminoacetone oxidase family FAD-binding enzyme, with amino-acid sequence MDIAIIGGGSSGMAAALEAAWRGAAVTLLERNTDLGRKLLVTGSGRCNLANDAVATEKYACADAKWIGELLGRFGIRDLIEFLRKVGIPVYKTDDGWYYPLSNSAQSVTDGFRQSLLQAGVAVRTKKRVTGIRPVETGILVTFVDEKDHAQERVFSKTVVAAGGAAQPKLGSRGELFPVLEKLGHTVIPLRPALAPIQADLQSLIHLQGVKLDLGVGLLEGGNDLAHTAGSVLFTEWGLNGPGVMDLSHLVSADLKRGFTLSLNFLYFFEKEFSDFLREKRTTPTPVRIFLEAFFPPKAASLLPQLARISADLPMNQLDDESIGRLGGTLRDLRLKVKGVRGFEVCQLSVGGIPVTEADPRTLESRVVPGLHLTGETLDVVGPCGGFNLHFAFASGALAGRAAADSKK; translated from the coding sequence ATGGATATTGCCATTATCGGCGGAGGATCCTCGGGCATGGCCGCGGCGCTGGAAGCGGCTTGGCGCGGCGCGGCGGTTACCCTCCTTGAGCGCAACACCGACCTCGGGCGAAAACTGCTCGTGACCGGCAGCGGACGTTGCAACCTCGCCAATGATGCTGTGGCGACGGAGAAATATGCCTGCGCCGATGCGAAGTGGATCGGGGAGCTTCTCGGCAGGTTCGGCATTCGGGACTTGATCGAATTCCTTAGAAAGGTCGGGATACCGGTATATAAGACGGACGATGGCTGGTACTACCCGCTTTCCAACTCGGCCCAATCGGTGACGGACGGCTTTCGCCAATCGTTGCTGCAAGCAGGGGTCGCCGTCCGAACGAAAAAACGGGTGACGGGGATCCGTCCCGTGGAGACTGGAATTCTCGTCACCTTCGTCGACGAGAAGGATCACGCGCAAGAGCGGGTTTTTTCGAAAACGGTCGTGGCGGCGGGCGGTGCGGCGCAGCCGAAGCTCGGCTCGCGCGGTGAGTTGTTCCCCGTTCTGGAAAAATTGGGACATACGGTCATCCCCCTGCGTCCGGCGCTGGCGCCCATCCAGGCCGATCTGCAATCGTTGATTCATCTTCAGGGAGTGAAATTGGATCTCGGTGTCGGCCTCCTGGAAGGGGGAAACGACCTTGCGCACACGGCGGGGAGCGTGCTCTTCACCGAGTGGGGCCTCAACGGACCAGGCGTGATGGATCTCAGCCACCTCGTATCCGCCGATCTGAAGCGCGGGTTCACGCTGTCGCTGAACTTCCTGTACTTCTTCGAGAAGGAGTTTTCGGATTTTTTGCGGGAGAAACGCACCACGCCGACCCCGGTCCGGATCTTCCTCGAAGCTTTTTTTCCCCCCAAAGCCGCTTCCCTTCTCCCCCAGCTGGCGCGGATCTCCGCGGACTTGCCGATGAATCAATTGGACGATGAATCGATTGGGCGGTTGGGGGGCACGTTGCGGGATCTCCGTCTGAAGGTCAAGGGCGTGCGCGGCTTCGAGGTGTGCCAGCTTTCCGTGGGCGGAATCCCGGTGACGGAGGCGGATCCCCGCACGCTCGAATCACGGGTCGTGCCGGGACTGCACCTGACCGGCGAGACGCTCGACGTCGTCGGCCCATGCGGCGGGTTCAACCTGCACTTCGCCTTCGCCAGCGGCGCGCTGGCCGGCCGGGCGGCGGCTGATAGTAAAAAATAA
- the acnA gene encoding aconitate hydratase AcnA has product MTESTQLDPFGARAEIDLGGGAETVFRLAALEEAHLAPVLARLPYSIRILLESLLRNCDGQTVTEGDVAKLAAWKPKAAVREELPFKPARLLMQDFSGVPCVVDLAAMRDAVKRLGGDPSRVNPLLPADLVIDHSIQVDSAGCADAMVTNVRREFERNRERYQFLRWGAQAFRNLRVIPPATGIIHQINLEYLASVVSVRPGPDGKPVALPDTLVGTDSHTTMVNGLGALGWGVGGIEAEAVMLGAPLYFLAPDVVGVKLIGALREGVTATDVVLTLVQTLRKHGVVEKFVEFCGPGLAALSAPDRATLANMAPEYGATCGYFPVDGETLAFLRLTGRAEADVVRVERYCKEQGLFRTAESPDPDFTSIVEFDLSAVEPSIAGPRRPQDRIPLKESRRAFRTALKEIFGKDPEAESPAPGDGAVVIAAITSCTNTSNPYLLFAAGLLAKKAAARGMKVPAHVKTSFAPGSRAAAEYLQAAGLTPHLEQLGFHVVGFGCATCIGNSGPLAEEVAQAIREHNLVACAVLSGNRNFEGRIHALVKANYIASPPLVVAYALAGSMEVDVAQDPLGKDAAGKDVALKEIWPSRDEIRAAMHAINPEMFRKVYADIGRGPEAWNAIPVTAGELFAWDSESTYILEPPFFEGMTTEPIPPEPIVGARALGFFGDSITTDHISPAGAFSEETPAGRYLLGKGVARADFNSYGTRRGNHEVMMRGTFANIRLKNEMREGLEGGWTLHLPDGAKMSFYEAAMQYRKEGTPLIVIAGKEYGTGSSRDWAAKGVRLLGVRAVLAQSFERIHRSNLVGMGVLPLQFKGGQNAEQLGLTGDEIYSIRDLGAHMKPRMEVSVEALHRDGSKIRFNTVARLDTPVEVEYYVNGGILPAVARKIVAS; this is encoded by the coding sequence ATGACGGAATCGACACAGCTGGATCCTTTCGGCGCGCGCGCCGAAATCGACCTCGGCGGCGGAGCGGAGACGGTGTTCCGGCTGGCCGCGCTGGAGGAGGCGCATCTCGCGCCGGTTCTTGCGCGCTTGCCGTATTCGATCCGGATCCTGCTTGAATCCCTGTTGCGCAACTGCGACGGCCAGACGGTCACCGAAGGGGATGTCGCCAAATTGGCCGCATGGAAACCGAAGGCCGCCGTACGGGAGGAGCTGCCGTTCAAACCGGCGCGGCTGTTGATGCAGGATTTTTCCGGCGTGCCGTGCGTGGTCGACCTGGCGGCGATGCGCGACGCGGTCAAACGCCTGGGGGGTGATCCCTCCAGGGTCAATCCGCTCCTTCCGGCGGATCTGGTGATCGATCATTCGATCCAGGTGGATTCGGCCGGATGTGCGGATGCGATGGTAACCAACGTGCGCCGCGAGTTTGAGCGCAACCGGGAGCGCTATCAGTTCCTGCGTTGGGGAGCGCAAGCCTTCCGCAACCTGCGGGTCATCCCGCCCGCGACGGGGATCATCCACCAGATCAATTTGGAGTATCTGGCGAGCGTGGTGAGCGTGCGCCCCGGCCCGGACGGCAAACCGGTGGCCCTGCCGGATACGCTGGTGGGGACCGACAGCCACACGACGATGGTCAACGGGTTGGGCGCGCTGGGGTGGGGCGTGGGCGGGATCGAGGCCGAGGCGGTGATGCTCGGGGCGCCGCTGTATTTCCTCGCCCCGGACGTGGTCGGGGTGAAGCTGATAGGCGCGCTGCGCGAGGGAGTCACCGCCACCGACGTGGTGCTGACGCTGGTCCAAACCCTGCGCAAGCACGGCGTGGTCGAAAAATTCGTCGAATTCTGCGGGCCGGGGCTGGCCGCGCTCTCGGCGCCGGACCGGGCGACTCTGGCGAACATGGCGCCGGAGTACGGCGCGACCTGCGGCTACTTCCCGGTCGACGGCGAAACGCTCGCTTTCCTGCGCCTGACGGGCCGGGCCGAGGCGGACGTCGTGCGCGTCGAGCGCTACTGCAAGGAGCAGGGACTGTTCCGGACGGCGGAATCGCCCGATCCCGACTTCACTTCGATTGTCGAGTTCGACCTTTCCGCGGTCGAACCCTCGATCGCCGGGCCGCGCCGGCCGCAGGACCGGATCCCGCTGAAGGAATCGCGCCGCGCGTTCCGGACCGCGCTGAAGGAAATTTTCGGCAAGGATCCCGAAGCCGAATCCCCCGCGCCCGGCGACGGGGCGGTGGTGATCGCCGCGATTACCTCCTGCACCAACACCTCGAATCCGTACCTGCTTTTCGCCGCGGGGCTGCTGGCCAAGAAGGCGGCCGCGCGCGGGATGAAGGTGCCCGCACACGTCAAGACCAGTTTCGCGCCCGGCTCGCGGGCCGCGGCCGAATACCTCCAGGCTGCCGGGTTGACGCCGCACCTTGAGCAGTTGGGATTCCACGTCGTCGGCTTCGGCTGCGCCACCTGCATCGGGAACTCGGGCCCGCTGGCGGAGGAGGTCGCCCAGGCGATCCGCGAACACAACCTGGTGGCGTGCGCCGTGCTGTCCGGCAACCGCAACTTCGAGGGGCGGATACACGCCCTGGTCAAGGCCAACTACATCGCCTCACCGCCGCTGGTGGTGGCCTATGCGCTGGCGGGGAGCATGGAGGTCGATGTCGCCCAGGATCCGTTGGGGAAAGATGCCGCCGGTAAGGATGTCGCCCTGAAGGAGATCTGGCCGAGCCGCGATGAGATCCGCGCGGCGATGCATGCCATCAACCCGGAGATGTTCCGCAAGGTGTACGCCGACATCGGCCGCGGACCCGAAGCCTGGAACGCGATCCCCGTGACCGCGGGCGAATTGTTCGCCTGGGATTCCGAATCCACGTACATCCTCGAGCCGCCGTTCTTCGAAGGCATGACGACGGAGCCGATCCCGCCCGAACCGATCGTCGGCGCGCGGGCGCTCGGCTTCTTCGGCGATTCGATCACCACCGACCACATCTCGCCGGCCGGCGCGTTTTCGGAGGAGACCCCCGCCGGGCGCTACCTGCTGGGCAAGGGCGTGGCCCGCGCGGATTTCAACTCCTACGGCACGCGGCGCGGCAACCACGAGGTGATGATGCGCGGGACCTTCGCCAACATCCGGCTGAAGAACGAAATGCGGGAAGGCCTCGAAGGCGGCTGGACTCTGCACCTCCCGGACGGCGCCAAGATGTCGTTCTATGAAGCGGCGATGCAATACCGCAAGGAGGGTACGCCGCTGATCGTCATCGCCGGCAAGGAATACGGCACCGGCTCCTCGCGCGACTGGGCTGCCAAGGGAGTGCGCCTGCTGGGGGTGCGGGCGGTGCTCGCGCAATCCTTCGAGCGCATCCACCGCTCGAATCTGGTGGGGATGGGCGTCCTGCCGCTGCAGTTCAAGGGGGGCCAGAACGCGGAACAGCTCGGCCTGACCGGCGACGAAATCTATTCGATCCGTGACCTGGGCGCGCACATGAAGCCGCGGATGGAGGTCTCGGTCGAAGCCCTCCACCGCGACGGGTCGAAGATCCGCTTCAACACCGTCGCCCGGCTGGATACGCCGGTGGAGGTCGAGTATTACGTCAACGGCGGGATCCTGCCGGCGGTGGCGCGGAAGATCGTGGCCTCTTGA